The bacterium DNA window TTTTGTAGTGGCTGATTTATTGCCTGGCGTTCTAGCTCTTTGCCGCCGGTCGCCATTTGCCCAGCGCTCGAGGACACTTGCTTACTAGAAGTTAGACTCGTCCCGGATTTATCGGCCAGAGCTTTTTCCTTCATTTCACTAGCGCTCTTTGCTTTGCTGTTTAAGACTTGATCGGGTTCATAATTTTTCGGCGCAACCAGCAGTGCAATCGTTGCCACTACAAGCGTTGAAGTTGCAAGGCTCAAGGTCTTCCAATTTAAGAATTTAGGAAAAATTGACCCGACCTCAAGTTTTTGAACTTGATCCATCGTCTTGACTGAGAAGGCAGGATGAACAGTACTGACCTCAGCACCAAGCTGAGCTTCAAGTCCAATCAGTCTTTGGTAATTTGTAAATTTCCGAGCACAAGTTGGGCAGGCCTGTAGATGTGCTTCGAAAAGTGTGCGTCTGTCTTCAACCAGCACACCCTCCAGTGCATCCAAAATCATTGCTTCAAACTCTTCGTGCTTCATTAGTTTCAATTCACCTGTTCAGCTAATTTCCCTCAAACATTATCGCGCTTAATAATAGCCGTGCACGGTTAAGCCGTGAACGGACTGTGCCCACCGGGATATTTAAGATTTTTGAGACTTCCTCATAACTACGTTGTTCAATTCCGCAAAGCACTAAAACTTCGCGAAAAATTGGATTTAAAGTGGCGATTGCATGCTGTAACTGGCTTAACTCCAGGTCCTGAGCAGGATTTGAAGTGCTACGTGCCGTAGCTTCAATTGCCGCTAGATTAGCAGTTCTTAAGCGACTCTCGCGATAAGCGCGTGATCTAAAATAAGTATTACAGGTATTAATTGCAATCCTGGTGATCCAGGTTTTAAGTGCCGCTTCGCCGCGAAACCGACTCAGGCCTTTAAAAACTTTTATAAAGGTTTCTTGGGCTAAATCATTAGCTACGTCGCGGTCTCCAGTTTGTCTAAAAATTAGATTCACAATCAGCTCTTGATATTTAAGGACAATCAGGCGAAATTCGTCCGTGGCACCTGCAAGAATGCGCTGAATAAGTTCTCTTTCTTCCTGAGGCGTTAGATCCTGCACCTAACCCTCTTAGCCTTGCTTAATTAGTTAGACCAGAGGGATTTAAAAGAGTTCGCATTTGCGATAATCTTTAGGAAGTTCAACCGCTTATGCTATAAATTAAGAAGTAAAGGCACAGCTTAGAGTAGATCGACCATAACAAATACTGAATTTTTGTTCTTTCTCAGATTTAAATTAAATATCGAGTATAGCTTTCCTCAATGCAGATTGTCTTTGCCTTGAGGGAAGTCAGCGTGGATTAAGGTTTTTAAGTTATTACTTTATAATACACTTACTCCAACTCTCACTTGTGAGGACTAATGCT harbors:
- a CDS encoding sigma-70 family RNA polymerase sigma factor produces the protein MQDLTPQEERELIQRILAGATDEFRLIVLKYQELIVNLIFRQTGDRDVANDLAQETFIKVFKGLSRFRGEAALKTWITRIAINTCNTYFRSRAYRESRLRTANLAAIEATARSTSNPAQDLELSQLQHAIATLNPIFREVLVLCGIEQRSYEEVSKILNIPVGTVRSRLNRARLLLSAIMFEGN